The proteins below are encoded in one region of Methanomassiliicoccus luminyensis B10:
- a CDS encoding S66 family peptidase, with protein MAVISPSWGGPHEFPKVYERGLSALRSLGLEIKEMASTRAPQRYLYEHPEARARDLRDAFLDPEVDGIVCSIGGDDSIRLLPFLEARELVRHPKVLMGFSDNTALLAYLAMAGLVTFYGPSVMAGLSQMEKYPRQREHIGAVLFGAPRTYEYSPFPAFSEGYPDWSNDALAGHVSRKKRHRGWKVLQGDGAVRGRLFGGCLEVLEMMKGTEFFPPKAFWKGRILFLETSEEKPTPGAVKCMLRNYGMQGAFEHLAGLIMGRPRDYSRNEKRHLAENAKAVVAQEFGRPDLPVLMDLDFGHTDPQFLLPYNIKAEIDPSGPGFRLLESPVR; from the coding sequence GTGGCCGTCATATCCCCTTCCTGGGGAGGCCCCCACGAGTTCCCCAAGGTGTACGAGCGCGGCCTGTCGGCGCTGCGCTCTCTCGGTCTCGAGATCAAGGAGATGGCCTCGACGAGGGCTCCGCAGAGATATCTGTACGAGCACCCGGAGGCCCGGGCCCGGGACCTGCGGGACGCCTTTCTCGACCCCGAGGTCGACGGGATCGTGTGCTCCATCGGAGGGGACGACTCCATCCGGCTACTGCCCTTCCTGGAGGCCAGGGAGCTGGTCCGGCACCCCAAAGTGCTGATGGGCTTCTCCGATAACACCGCTCTTCTCGCATACCTCGCCATGGCGGGCCTGGTGACGTTCTACGGCCCCTCAGTGATGGCGGGCCTGTCCCAGATGGAGAAGTATCCTCGGCAGAGGGAGCATATCGGGGCGGTGCTGTTCGGCGCTCCCCGAACGTACGAGTACTCGCCCTTCCCTGCCTTCAGCGAGGGGTACCCCGACTGGTCCAATGACGCCCTGGCGGGCCATGTGTCCAGGAAGAAGCGCCACCGCGGGTGGAAGGTACTTCAGGGCGACGGCGCGGTCCGGGGCAGGCTGTTCGGCGGCTGCCTGGAGGTGCTGGAGATGATGAAGGGCACCGAGTTCTTCCCGCCCAAGGCTTTCTGGAAGGGCCGCATACTGTTCCTCGAGACCTCTGAAGAGAAGCCCACCCCGGGGGCGGTGAAGTGCATGCTCCGCAACTACGGCATGCAGGGAGCGTTCGAGCACCTCGCGGGCCTGATCATGGGGCGGCCGCGCGACTACAGCCGCAACGAGAAGCGCCACCTGGCCGAGAACGCCAAGGCGGTGGTGGCACAGGAATTTGGGAGGCCCGATCTCCCCGTCCTCATGGACCTGGACTTCGGGCACACCGACCCGCAGTTCCTCCTGCCTTACAACATCAAGGCCGAGATCGACCCGTCAGGGCCGGGGTTCCGCCTACTGGAAAGCCCGGTGCGCTGA
- a CDS encoding ACT domain-containing protein, with protein sequence MTYTIKQISIFAENRPGKLASIAEALEEEKVDIKAFSIAEASGFGVVRALVDDPQRAHKKLTELGYAVQFTDVIAVRMRDRPGGLRAVATLLGEANINIEYAYAYSGKGAAVLVLRVDQVEDAIKALLAKGGDLLEAKDLS encoded by the coding sequence ATGACGTACACCATAAAGCAGATATCGATCTTCGCGGAGAACCGGCCGGGGAAGCTGGCTTCTATCGCGGAAGCGCTGGAAGAAGAAAAGGTCGACATCAAGGCGTTCTCCATCGCCGAGGCCAGCGGCTTCGGGGTGGTCAGGGCGCTGGTCGACGACCCCCAGAGGGCCCACAAGAAGCTCACCGAGCTTGGCTATGCCGTCCAGTTCACCGATGTCATTGCCGTGCGCATGAGGGACCGCCCCGGCGGACTGAGGGCGGTGGCCACTCTGCTGGGGGAAGCGAACATCAACATCGAATACGCCTATGCGTACTCCGGCAAGGGCGCCGCCGTGCTGGTGCTCCGCGTCGACCAGGTCGAGGACGCCATCAAGGCGCTCCTGGCCAAGGGCGGCGACCTCCTCGAGGCCAAGGACCTGTCCTGA
- a CDS encoding phenylacetate--CoA ligase family protein — translation MRYWDPRIEEMSRPELEAMQFKLLKTMVYRLYSFSDFYHARMKAVNVHPDDIRSLADITKLPFMYKKDLRDNYPDKLFVGPQDELVRYHVSSGTTGKPTVVGYTQKDLDNWAESVARALTSVGLGRKDTIQVSYGYGLFTGGLGLHYGAEKIGATVVPASVGNTERQIELIQDLKVTGICCTPSYMVHMSEVAEKMGVDFQKDTRLRTAILGAEPWSEKMRHRIQDATGIMCYDIYGTSELSGPLFTECAEQSGIHIWNDLAYVEVIDPETGEQLGPGEKGELVMTMLQKEALPMVRYRIGDITSYDDSECGCGRSHTRIDRISGRVDDMLIIRGINVFPSQVEYALMTMPELGEHFQIVVEREGSLDTMLVRVELKKEAFTDKLDDLLKLKSKVGHVLRNSLNVAADVELLGPGTLTRFEGKAKRVIDRRQI, via the coding sequence ATGAGATACTGGGACCCCCGGATCGAGGAGATGTCCAGGCCAGAACTGGAAGCCATGCAGTTCAAGCTGCTGAAGACGATGGTGTACAGGCTGTACTCCTTCTCCGACTTCTACCACGCCCGCATGAAGGCGGTCAACGTGCACCCGGACGACATACGCTCCCTCGCCGACATCACGAAGCTCCCGTTCATGTACAAGAAGGACCTCCGGGACAACTACCCGGACAAGCTGTTCGTGGGCCCCCAGGACGAGCTGGTCCGCTATCACGTCTCCTCCGGCACCACCGGAAAGCCTACTGTGGTGGGGTACACCCAGAAGGACCTCGACAACTGGGCCGAATCGGTGGCGAGGGCCCTCACCTCCGTCGGCCTGGGCCGGAAGGACACCATCCAGGTCAGTTACGGATATGGGCTGTTCACCGGCGGCCTGGGCCTCCATTACGGGGCGGAGAAGATCGGGGCGACCGTGGTCCCCGCCTCGGTCGGCAACACCGAGCGGCAGATCGAGCTGATACAGGACCTCAAGGTCACCGGCATCTGCTGCACCCCGTCGTACATGGTGCACATGTCCGAGGTGGCCGAGAAGATGGGGGTGGACTTCCAGAAGGACACCCGGCTCAGGACGGCCATTCTGGGCGCCGAGCCGTGGTCGGAGAAGATGAGGCATCGCATCCAGGATGCTACCGGCATCATGTGCTACGACATTTACGGAACTTCCGAGCTGTCGGGCCCGTTATTCACCGAGTGCGCCGAGCAGAGCGGCATTCACATATGGAACGACCTCGCCTATGTAGAAGTGATAGACCCGGAGACGGGGGAACAGCTCGGTCCCGGTGAGAAGGGCGAGTTGGTCATGACCATGCTGCAGAAGGAGGCGCTCCCCATGGTCCGCTACCGCATCGGGGACATAACCTCGTATGATGACTCAGAGTGCGGGTGCGGGCGTTCCCACACCCGCATCGACCGCATCAGCGGGAGGGTCGACGACATGCTGATCATTCGCGGCATCAACGTGTTCCCGTCGCAGGTAGAGTACGCGCTGATGACCATGCCCGAGCTGGGGGAGCACTTTCAGATCGTGGTGGAGCGGGAGGGCTCCCTGGACACCATGCTGGTCCGCGTGGAGCTGAAGAAGGAAGCGTTCACCGACAAGCTGGATGACCTCCTGAAGCTAAAGAGCAAGGTCGGCCACGTGCTGAGAAACTCGCTGAACGTGGCGGCTGACGTGGAGCTGCTGGGGCCGGGGACCCTGACACGCTTCGAGGGAAAGGCCAAGAGGGTCATCGACCGGAGGCAGATCTGA
- a CDS encoding ester cyclase translates to MTAMHEGATVEEANKMMVLGLFRAFGKGDVSWINDFVSDDYVQHSILGPPPGKEGLKKFFAVLGTAFPDLRIDIQDITAEGDKVFLRARVTGTWNGEWNGKRPNGKSFDIVEFDELRIEDGKIAEHWDALDIVTMMRQLEIPID, encoded by the coding sequence ATGACCGCCATGCATGAGGGCGCCACGGTGGAGGAGGCGAACAAAATGATGGTGCTCGGCCTGTTCAGGGCATTCGGGAAGGGCGACGTGAGCTGGATCAACGATTTCGTGAGCGATGACTACGTGCAGCACAGCATACTGGGGCCACCTCCCGGGAAGGAGGGGCTGAAGAAGTTCTTCGCCGTCCTCGGTACGGCGTTCCCGGACCTCCGGATCGACATCCAGGATATCACCGCGGAGGGGGACAAAGTCTTCCTCCGGGCCAGGGTCACCGGGACCTGGAACGGCGAATGGAACGGGAAGAGGCCCAACGGCAAGAGCTTCGATATCGTGGAGTTCGACGAGCTGAGGATCGAGGACGGCAAGATCGCGGAGCACTGGGACGCCTTGGACATCGTGACCATGATGAGGCAGCTGGAGATCCCGATCGATTGA
- a CDS encoding ester cyclase yields the protein MAEARMEHPEMNKILVQRLYDEYLNTGDLDHVDELMGFDFRLHGERDLEGGIEGVKALMAPWYSAFPDLRLEVLDMIAQGNKVGVRVRVSGTQRGEFMGRPPSDKRMEFMELGMFRLEGEMIVEYWGVEDTAAMYGQLGMMPP from the coding sequence ATGGCCGAAGCGAGAATGGAACATCCCGAGATGAACAAGATATTGGTCCAGAGGTTGTACGACGAATACCTCAACACCGGGGACCTGGACCATGTGGACGAGCTGATGGGCTTCGACTTCAGGCTACACGGCGAACGGGACCTGGAGGGTGGCATCGAGGGGGTGAAGGCGCTCATGGCGCCATGGTACTCGGCGTTCCCGGACCTTCGTCTGGAGGTCCTGGACATGATCGCGCAGGGCAACAAGGTGGGAGTGCGGGTGCGGGTGAGCGGCACACAGAGGGGGGAGTTCATGGGCCGCCCTCCCTCGGACAAGAGGATGGAGTTCATGGAGCTGGGCATGTTCAGGCTTGAAGGGGAGATGATCGTCGAGTACTGGGGCGTCGAGGATACCGCCGCCATGTACGGCCAGCTGGGCATGATGCCGCCCTGA
- a CDS encoding GAF domain-containing sensor histidine kinase: protein MVRQEYSRGIVQESLDSFLIREFFYCTGHPMMMFEPEGRCIVANAAASTALRERACVDSIADWSDITAIRGQADVLDRAFLSAVDRKEARKGMAELRPVDRPTMFIGFELEPIFDDRGDVAAIAFSFNEVTDIMQARMLNAVLSDINAELASARSIDEVMDRVLTEARRALESDAAGASLKEGDCWVIRHSVGDLADKKGMTVTDQWLRESLPGLWEDGLVMMETVNLSQIGRKMQGELGLRSVVAIPMTLRGEVVGAMLFPYRRRGVTFTDAQKDFALKLAHTVSLALENAKLLEEERRERVRLQDIIDRSLAGIVVLNAHDHSVVLANAMFKEHMGEVAEGESMDKAVQNMVPESTKATFQEALGRAVQEWRAVRNEEVPVRLCDGTMSYWTYIIAPMSRDGQRTVLLAANDVTGQVLEKEHMRELARKEEEEKSRLRAILNTLPVGVLIVDADGTTAEYNAIRDRIWGHGATPKNIDELSSHEGRWADNGMKLKKNDWPIVRALKKRETVLGEVIDIRRGGGSIGTVIASAAPVIDGKGKIIGAVSVLQDITAQRKLEQEAVQSKDKMELYLDLLSHDVNNLNAAAKGYLELALEREKLTLKAKQYVSNSNDLLDQVSRLIENVRKIQRLETEARSLSLIDLSWMLEEVQHEWEQVPYKEVTIEFQREERRLVLANEILKDVFDNLVGNAVKHSGNDVYIRIKSSTYYEGGKEYHRVDVEDNGPGIPDDAKEKLFQRFVKGKARGHGLGLYLVKRFVEDFNGRVWIEDRIPGNYKKGARFVVLLPVAGIDSGPRVVGIE from the coding sequence ATGGTCCGGCAGGAGTACTCCAGAGGCATCGTTCAGGAGAGTCTTGACAGCTTTCTCATACGAGAGTTCTTCTACTGCACCGGGCACCCCATGATGATGTTCGAGCCCGAAGGGAGGTGCATCGTCGCCAACGCCGCGGCCTCCACCGCATTAAGGGAGCGGGCCTGCGTGGATAGCATCGCCGACTGGTCCGACATCACCGCGATAAGGGGCCAGGCCGATGTGCTGGACCGGGCGTTCCTGTCGGCGGTGGACAGGAAGGAGGCCAGGAAGGGCATGGCGGAGCTTCGCCCGGTGGACCGGCCCACCATGTTCATAGGGTTCGAACTGGAGCCCATATTCGATGACCGGGGGGACGTCGCGGCCATCGCCTTCAGCTTCAACGAGGTCACCGACATCATGCAGGCCAGGATGCTGAACGCCGTGCTCAGCGATATCAACGCCGAACTGGCCTCGGCCAGGTCCATCGACGAGGTCATGGACCGCGTCCTGACGGAAGCGCGCCGGGCGCTGGAGTCCGACGCGGCAGGGGCGTCGCTGAAGGAGGGGGATTGCTGGGTGATCCGCCACTCCGTGGGGGACCTGGCCGACAAGAAGGGCATGACCGTCACCGACCAGTGGCTCCGCGAGTCCCTGCCCGGCCTGTGGGAGGACGGCCTGGTGATGATGGAGACGGTGAACCTGTCCCAGATCGGCCGGAAGATGCAGGGCGAGCTGGGCCTGCGGTCCGTCGTGGCGATCCCCATGACCCTGCGGGGCGAGGTGGTGGGGGCCATGCTGTTCCCGTACCGCAGGAGGGGAGTGACGTTCACCGACGCTCAGAAGGACTTCGCGCTGAAGCTCGCCCACACCGTATCACTGGCGCTGGAAAACGCCAAGCTGCTGGAGGAGGAGAGGAGGGAGCGTGTGCGGCTGCAGGACATCATCGACAGGTCCCTGGCTGGCATCGTGGTGCTGAACGCCCACGACCACTCCGTGGTGCTGGCGAACGCGATGTTCAAGGAGCATATGGGGGAGGTGGCGGAAGGCGAGAGCATGGACAAGGCCGTCCAGAACATGGTCCCGGAATCCACGAAGGCCACGTTCCAGGAGGCCCTGGGTCGGGCCGTGCAGGAATGGCGGGCCGTCCGGAACGAGGAGGTGCCCGTACGCCTCTGTGATGGTACCATGAGCTACTGGACCTATATCATCGCGCCCATGAGCAGAGATGGGCAGCGAACGGTGCTGCTGGCGGCCAACGACGTCACCGGACAGGTCCTGGAGAAGGAACATATGAGGGAGCTGGCCAGGAAGGAGGAAGAGGAAAAGAGCCGCCTGAGGGCCATCCTGAACACCCTGCCGGTGGGAGTACTAATCGTGGATGCTGACGGGACCACGGCGGAGTACAACGCCATCCGGGACCGCATCTGGGGCCACGGCGCTACGCCTAAGAATATCGATGAACTGAGCAGCCACGAGGGCCGATGGGCCGACAATGGGATGAAGCTGAAGAAGAACGACTGGCCCATCGTAAGGGCGCTGAAGAAGAGGGAAACGGTATTGGGAGAGGTTATCGACATCCGGCGGGGCGGCGGCTCCATCGGCACGGTCATCGCCTCGGCGGCTCCGGTCATAGACGGCAAGGGCAAGATCATCGGGGCGGTGAGCGTGCTCCAGGACATCACCGCCCAGCGTAAATTGGAGCAGGAGGCGGTGCAGTCCAAGGACAAGATGGAGCTGTACCTGGACCTCCTGTCCCACGATGTCAACAACCTCAACGCCGCGGCCAAAGGGTACCTCGAGCTGGCCCTGGAGCGGGAGAAGCTGACGCTGAAGGCGAAGCAGTACGTGAGCAACAGCAACGATCTCCTGGACCAGGTGTCCAGGCTCATAGAGAACGTGCGCAAGATCCAGAGGCTGGAAACGGAGGCCCGGTCGCTGAGCCTCATCGATCTGTCCTGGATGCTGGAGGAGGTCCAGCACGAGTGGGAACAGGTGCCGTACAAGGAGGTAACCATCGAGTTCCAGCGCGAGGAGCGGAGGCTAGTGCTGGCTAATGAGATCCTCAAGGACGTCTTCGACAACCTGGTAGGGAACGCGGTCAAGCACTCCGGGAACGATGTATATATCCGCATAAAGTCGTCCACATACTACGAGGGCGGGAAGGAGTACCACCGGGTGGACGTGGAGGACAACGGCCCGGGGATACCGGACGACGCCAAGGAGAAGCTGTTCCAGCGGTTCGTCAAAGGAAAAGCAAGGGGGCACGGCCTGGGCCTGTACCTGGTGAAGAGGTTCGTGGAGGACTTCAACGGCCGGGTATGGATAGAGGACCGCATCCCGGGGAACTACAAGAAGGGGGCGCGCTTCGTGGTCCTCCTGCCGGTGGCGGGCATCGATAGCGGGCCCAGGGTGGTCGGTATCGAGTGA